A genomic window from Synechococcus sp. CBW1107 includes:
- the tgt gene encoding tRNA guanosine(34) transglycosylase Tgt → MTRSAAAADPFLFEITAHCPRTQARCGVFHTPHGSVETPRFMPVGTLGTVKGVSPAQLAATGAQMVLANTYHLHLQPGEAIVAEAGGLHRFMGWDGPLLTDSGGFQVFSLGAINVINDEGVVFRSPRDGSRINLTPERSMQIQMALGADVAMAFDQCPPYPASENDVAEACRRTHAWLERCVATHDRGDQALFGIVQGGTFPHLREQAARTVSAMGLPGIAIGGVSVGEPVESMHQIVRQVAPLLPRDRPRYLMGVGSLPEMAIAVAQGIDLFDCVLPTRLGRHGTALVGGERWNLRNARFRHDHTPLDASCVCPACTGHSRAYLHHLFRSGELLGRILLSLHNLTQLIRFSTAMATAIREGCFAEDFTPWEPGSGAAHTW, encoded by the coding sequence GTGACCCGCTCCGCCGCAGCGGCTGACCCCTTCCTGTTCGAGATCACGGCCCACTGCCCGAGGACCCAGGCCCGCTGCGGCGTCTTTCACACACCCCACGGCAGCGTCGAAACGCCCCGTTTCATGCCGGTGGGCACCCTCGGCACCGTCAAGGGGGTGTCGCCGGCGCAGCTGGCGGCCACGGGCGCCCAGATGGTGCTCGCCAACACGTATCACCTGCACCTCCAGCCCGGGGAGGCCATCGTGGCGGAGGCCGGCGGGCTGCACCGCTTCATGGGCTGGGATGGGCCCCTGCTCACCGATTCGGGTGGGTTCCAGGTGTTCAGCCTCGGCGCCATCAATGTGATCAACGACGAGGGGGTGGTGTTCCGCTCGCCCCGCGACGGATCCCGCATCAACCTCACACCGGAGCGTTCGATGCAGATCCAGATGGCGCTCGGGGCTGATGTGGCCATGGCCTTCGATCAGTGTCCGCCCTACCCCGCCAGCGAAAACGACGTGGCCGAGGCCTGCCGCCGCACCCACGCCTGGCTGGAGCGCTGCGTGGCCACCCATGACCGCGGCGACCAAGCCCTGTTCGGCATCGTTCAGGGGGGGACCTTCCCCCATCTGCGCGAGCAGGCGGCACGGACGGTGAGCGCCATGGGCCTGCCCGGCATCGCCATCGGCGGCGTGAGCGTGGGGGAGCCTGTGGAGTCGATGCACCAGATCGTGCGCCAGGTGGCGCCGCTGCTGCCCCGGGATCGTCCCCGCTACCTGATGGGGGTGGGCAGCCTGCCGGAGATGGCGATCGCGGTGGCTCAGGGCATCGACCTCTTCGACTGTGTGCTGCCCACTCGCCTGGGCCGCCACGGCACCGCCCTGGTGGGGGGCGAACGCTGGAACCTGCGCAACGCCCGCTTCCGCCACGACCACACGCCGCTGGATGCCAGCTGCGTCTGTCCGGCCTGCACAGGTCACAGCCGGGCCTACCTGCATCACCTGTTCCGCAGCGGGGAGCTGCTGGGCCGGATCCTGCTCAGCCTGCACAACCTCACCCAGCTGATTCGCTTCAGCACAGCCATGGCCACGGCCATCCGCGAGGGCTGCTTTGCAGAGGATTTCACTCCCTGGGAGCCCGGCTCCGGGGCTGCTCACACGTGGTAG
- a CDS encoding alpha/beta hydrolase, whose amino-acid sequence MTDDLLIRGPAAAEQRLVLLHGWGADADDLLDLGEELAGRATGVISLRAPEAHPHGVGRQWYDLQQPEWPGLAGARQHLRQRLEALAETLPLERTIVLGFSQGAAMALDVAGELPVAGVIACSGYPHPGWRPRSPLPPVLLTHGRTDPVVPYGASEELQRLWRSAGGESELLGFPGGHTIDPALFPSLRSFLQQHFPRPPA is encoded by the coding sequence ATGACGGATGACCTTCTGATCCGCGGACCCGCCGCAGCCGAGCAGCGGCTGGTGCTGCTGCATGGCTGGGGCGCCGATGCCGACGACCTGCTCGATCTCGGCGAGGAGCTCGCCGGCCGTGCCACAGGTGTGATCAGCCTGCGCGCGCCTGAAGCTCACCCCCACGGAGTCGGGCGCCAGTGGTACGACCTGCAGCAGCCGGAGTGGCCTGGCCTGGCCGGGGCACGGCAGCATCTGCGCCAGAGGCTGGAGGCCCTGGCGGAGACCCTGCCCCTCGAGCGGACGATTGTTCTCGGCTTCTCCCAGGGAGCGGCCATGGCCCTGGATGTGGCCGGCGAACTGCCGGTGGCGGGCGTGATCGCCTGCAGCGGCTATCCCCACCCCGGCTGGAGGCCGCGATCCCCCCTGCCTCCGGTCCTGCTCACCCACGGCCGGACGGACCCGGTGGTGCCCTATGGCGCCAGCGAGGAGCTGCAGCGGCTCTGGCGGAGCGCCGGCGGGGAGAGTGAGCTGCTGGGCTTCCCGGGGGGCCACACCATCGACCCGGCCCTGTTCCCCTCTCTGCGCTCCTTCCTGCAGCAGCACTTTCCCCGGCCGCCGGCGTGA
- a CDS encoding ammonium transporter: MTVAPHAPGRRRPRRLQEASLLEAPELLLRSIRGLSNSRTLTWLACVPLALFGLGVFNLSAHAAELPELTPAFLINNVWLLIAAILVIFMNAGFAMVEAGLCRQKNATNILTKNLIVFALAASAYWLIGFSLMYGEAVIPGWLFYGKGGPLGLFFDPTVTPQMVTDAALVPSVDFLFQVAFAGTAATIVSGLVAERIKFSEFVIFSLVLVAFIYPIAGSWQWNGGWLNQLGFIDFAGSTVVHSVGAWAGLVGAMLLGPRIGKFADGRTQAIPGHNLAIATLGCLILWIGWYGFNPGSQLAMDAAVPYIAVTTTLGAAGGGIAGTLVSQLTSGKPDLTMTINGILAGLVGVTAGCDGFSMPAAWVVGFIAGTLVVFSVGFIDSLGIDDPVGAWSVHGTCGIWGTLAVGLFNMDKGLLTGHGFGQFGLQILGVISYGIFAVICSWIAWSVIGSLSGGIRVSEKEEIEGLDISEHGMEAYPDFASTTN; the protein is encoded by the coding sequence ATGACAGTTGCTCCTCACGCCCCTGGGCGACGCCGGCCTCGGCGTCTTCAGGAGGCAAGTCTGCTCGAGGCTCCCGAACTGCTGCTGCGCAGCATCCGTGGTCTCTCCAATTCCCGCACGCTCACCTGGCTGGCCTGTGTGCCCCTGGCCCTCTTCGGCCTCGGGGTGTTCAACCTGTCCGCCCACGCCGCCGAGCTGCCGGAGCTCACGCCGGCTTTCCTGATCAACAATGTCTGGCTGTTGATCGCCGCCATCCTGGTGATCTTCATGAACGCCGGCTTCGCCATGGTTGAAGCCGGTCTCTGTCGCCAGAAGAACGCCACCAACATTCTCACCAAGAACCTGATCGTCTTCGCCCTGGCGGCGAGTGCCTACTGGCTGATCGGATTTTCTCTGATGTACGGGGAGGCGGTCATCCCCGGCTGGCTCTTCTACGGCAAGGGTGGGCCACTCGGCCTCTTCTTCGATCCCACCGTGACCCCGCAGATGGTCACCGACGCGGCCCTGGTGCCGTCGGTCGACTTCCTCTTCCAGGTGGCCTTCGCCGGCACCGCCGCCACGATCGTTTCCGGTCTGGTGGCCGAGAGGATCAAGTTCAGCGAGTTCGTGATCTTCTCGCTGGTGCTGGTGGCCTTCATCTACCCCATCGCCGGCAGCTGGCAATGGAACGGAGGCTGGCTCAACCAGCTGGGCTTCATCGACTTCGCCGGCTCCACCGTGGTCCACTCGGTAGGCGCCTGGGCCGGACTGGTCGGAGCCATGCTGCTCGGACCCAGGATCGGCAAATTCGCCGACGGCAGGACCCAGGCCATCCCCGGTCACAACCTGGCCATCGCCACCCTGGGCTGCCTGATCCTTTGGATCGGCTGGTATGGGTTCAACCCGGGCTCTCAGCTGGCGATGGATGCTGCTGTTCCCTACATCGCGGTGACCACCACCCTCGGAGCCGCTGGTGGCGGCATCGCCGGCACCCTGGTGTCCCAGCTCACCTCCGGCAAGCCTGACCTGACCATGACCATCAACGGCATCCTGGCCGGCCTGGTCGGGGTCACCGCTGGCTGCGACGGCTTCTCGATGCCCGCTGCCTGGGTCGTCGGCTTCATCGCCGGTACCCTCGTTGTCTTCTCTGTCGGTTTCATCGACAGTCTCGGCATTGATGATCCCGTGGGCGCCTGGTCCGTGCACGGCACCTGCGGAATCTGGGGCACACTCGCCGTGGGTCTCTTCAACATGGACAAGGGCCTGCTCACCGGCCACGGCTTCGGCCAGTTCGGTCTTCAGATCCTGGGGGTGATTTCCTACGGGATCTTTGCAGTCATCTGTTCCTGGATCGCCTGGTCGGTCATCGGCAGCCTCTCCGGAGGCATCCGCGTGAGCGAAAAGGAGGAGATCGAGGGTCTCGACATCTCCGAACACGGCATGGAGGCCTACCCCGACTTCGCGTCCACCACGAACTGA
- a CDS encoding DUF4079 domain-containing protein: MPEALAFNLNFIHPLLMWVLLALSGYALFLGIKAKKTRTADAAQRKELIKGQFAQRHFQIGSIVLAVMVLGSFGGMAVTYINNGKLFVGPHLLVGIAMVSLIAVAASLSPLMLKGNLIARKAHVGLNMTLMTLFLWQAVTGMQIVNKIWTNR, translated from the coding sequence ATGCCCGAAGCCCTCGCCTTCAACCTCAATTTCATTCACCCGCTGCTGATGTGGGTGCTGCTGGCCCTCTCCGGCTATGCCCTGTTTCTGGGCATCAAGGCCAAGAAGACCCGCACCGCCGATGCGGCGCAGCGCAAGGAGCTGATCAAGGGCCAGTTCGCCCAGCGCCACTTCCAGATCGGCTCGATCGTGCTGGCGGTGATGGTGCTGGGCAGTTTCGGCGGCATGGCCGTCACCTACATCAACAACGGCAAGCTGTTCGTGGGCCCGCACCTGCTGGTGGGCATCGCCATGGTCAGCCTGATCGCCGTGGCGGCCTCCCTCTCCCCGCTGATGCTCAAGGGCAATCTGATCGCCCGCAAGGCCCACGTCGGCCTGAACATGACCCTGATGACCCTCTTCCTCTGGCAGGCGGTCACCGGCATGCAGATCGTCAACAAGATCTGGACCAACCGCTGA
- a CDS encoding DUF1997 domain-containing protein, with product MALAQDPESAPCTPAAVGPLRHSDDVRVNRYSSRFADVMEMRAPSCTVADYLDHHDGWFRRCAAPMTVQPLGPNGYALTLGRFGNFGFEVEPTIGLELLPQSEGVYRIVTTALSAPDASLQEIYDVEFNAALQLEEGSGSEPDPTSEGVLTQVRWELDLCVWIRLPAVIGLLPDKLVQSSGDHLLRQIVRQISRKLTWKVQEDFHATHQLPCPPRRRAPF from the coding sequence GTGGCCCTTGCCCAGGATCCGGAGTCTGCCCCGTGCACGCCTGCCGCGGTCGGGCCCCTGCGTCACAGCGACGACGTCCGGGTCAACCGCTACAGCAGCCGCTTCGCCGATGTGATGGAGATGCGGGCGCCATCCTGCACCGTGGCCGACTACCTCGACCATCACGACGGCTGGTTCCGGCGTTGCGCAGCGCCGATGACCGTGCAACCCCTCGGGCCCAATGGCTATGCCCTGACTCTGGGGCGCTTCGGCAATTTCGGCTTCGAGGTGGAGCCCACCATCGGCCTCGAGCTCCTGCCCCAGAGCGAAGGGGTCTATCGCATCGTCACCACGGCCTTAAGCGCCCCCGATGCCAGCCTCCAGGAGATCTACGACGTCGAATTCAACGCCGCCCTGCAGCTGGAGGAGGGCTCTGGATCCGAGCCTGATCCCACCTCGGAGGGCGTTCTCACCCAGGTGCGCTGGGAACTCGACCTGTGCGTGTGGATCCGGTTGCCGGCGGTGATCGGTCTGCTTCCCGACAAGCTGGTGCAGTCCAGCGGCGATCATCTGCTGCGTCAGATCGTCCGCCAGATCTCCCGGAAGCTCACCTGGAAAGTCCAGGAAGACTTTCACGCCACCCACCAGCTGCCCTGCCCGCCCCGGCGGCGGGCACCCTTCTGA
- a CDS encoding adenosylcobinamide-GDP ribazoletransferase, whose protein sequence is MRPLEAPRWLRDLAGAWVFYTVLPAWPRLQPRFERIARFAPWIGLLQGLLQGLLWCLAEPWLPAGARVALVLALGLWLTGGIHADGVMDTADGLAAGERALEAMDDSRVGASGVLALVQVLLLRVAALLTLAELNLGPLVALALVWAGVWGRIAPLLAMQNFPYLRPAGTAAFHQRHWLGLGRELRPALLMLVPLTLVGASMGWPWQGWLGLLPAWLLPRGLGRRLGGHSGDSYGACVEWVESLTLVLMTLVALVAGAG, encoded by the coding sequence ATGAGGCCCCTTGAGGCACCCCGCTGGCTGCGCGACCTCGCCGGGGCCTGGGTCTTCTACACGGTGCTGCCCGCCTGGCCGCGGCTGCAGCCCCGTTTCGAGCGGATTGCCCGCTTCGCCCCCTGGATCGGTCTGCTGCAGGGCCTGCTGCAGGGTCTGCTCTGGTGCCTGGCGGAACCCTGGTTGCCTGCAGGGGCGCGTGTGGCCCTTGTGCTGGCCCTCGGTCTCTGGCTGACGGGCGGCATCCACGCCGATGGGGTGATGGACACCGCCGATGGGCTGGCCGCCGGCGAGCGGGCCCTGGAGGCGATGGACGACAGCCGGGTCGGGGCCAGCGGAGTGCTGGCCCTGGTCCAGGTGCTGCTGCTGCGCGTGGCCGCGCTGCTCACCCTGGCGGAGCTGAACCTGGGGCCGCTGGTGGCTCTCGCGCTGGTCTGGGCCGGGGTGTGGGGCCGTATCGCCCCGTTGTTGGCGATGCAGAACTTCCCGTACCTTCGCCCCGCCGGTACGGCCGCGTTTCATCAGCGCCACTGGCTCGGCCTGGGCCGGGAACTCAGACCCGCACTGCTGATGCTGGTGCCGCTCACCCTGGTGGGGGCGTCGATGGGTTGGCCCTGGCAGGGATGGCTGGGCCTGCTGCCGGCGTGGCTGCTGCCGCGGGGGCTCGGCCGCCGCCTGGGGGGGCACAGCGGTGACAGCTACGGCGCCTGCGTGGAATGGGTGGAGAGCCTGACCCTCGTGCTGATGACCCTGGTCGCCCTCGTGGCCGGGGCCGGTTAG
- a CDS encoding sensor histidine kinase KdpD gives MQVSPRFLTLLQLQLEQFSDRSDLRSLVVYLAIPREDGKLALMPVGHWPPQRLALPAVDEDQTLLLPSEQRRWLPLRHQSTLLGALRVELAGSACPANLHPRLQAAAQSLTEALLLDLEHQRLSEQLERQQQQLRLLVHQMRNPLAALRTFAQLLKRRLEGDPENRLLVENLLVEGQQLHRYIEAIDGLTDPAAIQPGPQAAGPLLLPPSLRTGEASPLRERVEPLLQRAAATAALQGRAWQGPGSLPDWRGDSAAVAEILANLLENAFRYSPEGSSIGLHCTQASGGRPRLTVWDGGAAIADQERESIFERGIRGERGKTLPGTGLGLALARDLARSLGGELSLLCPPSRASSDLPGAGNAFLLELPPSA, from the coding sequence ATGCAGGTGTCGCCGCGCTTTCTGACCCTGCTGCAGCTGCAGCTCGAGCAGTTCTCCGACCGCAGCGACCTCCGCTCTCTGGTGGTCTATCTGGCCATCCCCCGTGAGGACGGCAAGCTGGCGCTGATGCCGGTGGGCCACTGGCCGCCGCAGCGCCTGGCCCTTCCCGCCGTCGACGAGGACCAGACCCTGCTGCTGCCCAGTGAGCAGCGCCGCTGGCTTCCCCTGCGCCACCAGAGCACCCTGCTGGGCGCCCTGCGGGTGGAGCTGGCCGGAAGTGCCTGTCCGGCCAACCTCCATCCACGACTGCAGGCAGCGGCTCAGTCGCTCACCGAGGCTCTGCTGCTGGATCTGGAGCACCAGCGCCTGAGCGAGCAGCTGGAGCGCCAGCAGCAGCAGCTGCGTCTGCTCGTGCACCAGATGCGCAATCCCCTGGCGGCCCTGCGGACCTTTGCCCAGCTGCTCAAGCGCCGCCTCGAGGGCGATCCCGAGAACCGGCTGCTGGTGGAGAACCTGCTGGTGGAAGGGCAGCAGCTCCACCGCTACATCGAGGCGATCGACGGGCTCACGGATCCAGCGGCCATCCAGCCGGGGCCGCAGGCCGCGGGCCCCCTGCTGCTTCCCCCCTCCCTGAGGACAGGCGAGGCCTCGCCGTTGCGGGAGCGCGTGGAGCCGCTGCTGCAGCGGGCCGCCGCCACCGCCGCCCTGCAGGGGCGCGCCTGGCAGGGGCCCGGCTCCCTGCCTGACTGGCGCGGCGACAGTGCCGCCGTGGCTGAAATTCTCGCCAACCTGCTCGAGAACGCCTTCCGCTACAGCCCCGAAGGCAGCAGCATTGGCCTGCACTGCACCCAGGCCTCCGGGGGGCGCCCCAGGCTCACGGTCTGGGATGGCGGGGCGGCCATCGCCGATCAGGAGCGCGAGTCGATCTTCGAAAGGGGGATCAGGGGAGAGCGGGGCAAGACCCTGCCTGGCACGGGGCTGGGGCTGGCCCTGGCCAGGGATCTGGCCCGCAGCCTCGGCGGTGAACTCAGCCTGCTCTGCCCTCCCAGCCGCGCCTCGAGCGATCTCCCCGGCGCCGGCAACGCCTTCCTGCTGGAGCTGCCGCCGAGCGCCTAA
- a CDS encoding WecB/TagA/CpsF family glycosyltransferase, whose amino-acid sequence MVTEPEVPGCLRSKVLGLPVDVCADVADAALALHRRGGGQIVTLNAEMTMAALEDPSLGDVIRSAELVIPDGAGVVWALGRQGHRVRRSPGIELADRLLVEAAERGWRVALVGASPAVMERLRERLLLRLPGLDLIAAVHGYQPEAAWPGLEATLTASQPDLVLAALGVPRQEIWIQRLHQGQGGLWMGVGGSFDVWAGAKKRAPAWMGALQIEWLYRLIQEPSRWRRMLALPAFAWAVLRGG is encoded by the coding sequence ATGGTGACGGAACCTGAGGTTCCCGGGTGCCTGCGCTCGAAGGTGCTGGGTCTGCCGGTCGATGTCTGTGCGGATGTGGCTGACGCGGCGTTGGCGCTGCACCGCCGCGGCGGTGGTCAGATCGTCACCCTCAACGCCGAGATGACCATGGCGGCGCTCGAGGATCCCTCCCTGGGAGATGTGATCCGCTCCGCCGAGCTGGTGATCCCCGATGGGGCGGGAGTGGTCTGGGCCCTGGGACGGCAGGGGCATCGGGTGCGTCGCAGCCCGGGAATCGAGCTCGCGGATCGGCTCTTGGTGGAGGCTGCCGAGCGGGGGTGGCGGGTGGCCCTGGTGGGGGCGTCCCCAGCGGTGATGGAGCGCCTGCGGGAACGTCTGCTGCTGAGGCTGCCTGGCCTCGATCTGATCGCCGCGGTGCATGGCTATCAGCCCGAGGCGGCCTGGCCGGGCCTGGAGGCGACCTTGACAGCCAGCCAGCCCGATCTGGTGCTTGCTGCGCTGGGAGTTCCCCGCCAGGAGATCTGGATCCAGCGGCTGCATCAGGGGCAGGGCGGCCTCTGGATGGGGGTGGGTGGCAGCTTCGATGTCTGGGCCGGAGCCAAAAAAAGGGCCCCCGCCTGGATGGGAGCCCTGCAGATCGAATGGCTGTACCGGTTGATCCAGGAACCGAGTCGCTGGCGGCGGATGCTCGCCCTTCCGGCGTTCGCCTGGGCGGTGCTTCGGGGTGGATGA
- a CDS encoding DUF3155 domain-containing protein gives MSKKRKRISRRRLAGQRVLAHVPTHNLETGEHKPVTAARRYIAETGLDAPALLNVRRNEHTTDRFFWGEKGLFSAQYAEENHFLFPSLRLIVDQIGEDTLFAGLESTGSDDWEEMEEYEYAFV, from the coding sequence ATGTCCAAGAAGCGCAAGCGGATCAGTCGCCGTCGTCTCGCCGGTCAGCGCGTGCTCGCCCACGTGCCCACCCACAACCTCGAGACCGGAGAGCACAAGCCGGTCACAGCGGCGCGCCGCTACATCGCCGAAACCGGCCTCGACGCCCCCGCACTGCTCAACGTCCGACGCAACGAGCACACCACCGATCGTTTCTTCTGGGGTGAGAAGGGTCTGTTCAGCGCCCAGTACGCCGAGGAGAACCACTTCCTCTTCCCCTCCCTGCGTCTGATCGTGGATCAGATCGGTGAGGACACCCTCTTCGCCGGCCTGGAATCCACAGGCTCCGACGACTGGGAAGAGATGGAAGAGTACGAGTACGCCTTCGTCTGA
- a CDS encoding 4-hydroxy-3-methylbut-2-enyl diphosphate reductase: MDTRAFKRSLHHSERYNRRGFGLGEQVAVNLEQAYQSELIATIRENGYELRHGRLTVRLAEAFGFCWGVERAVAMAYETRRHYPSERIWITNEIIHNPSVNAHLRDMNVLFIRVEEGVKDFSEVGVGDVVILPAFGATVQEMQLLNERGCHIVDTTCPWVSKVWNTVEKHKKHAFSSIIHGKVKHEETLATSSFAGTYLVVLDLAEAQMVCDYILGKGDREDFMTHFAKASSPGFDPDLDLVRVGVANQTTMLKSETEEIGRMFERTMLQRYGPAELNDHFLAFNTICDATQERQDAMFSLVDEPLDLMVVIGGYNSSNTTHLQEIAISRGIRSFHIDTPERIGPGNRIEHMPLGGDLEVLSPFLPEGPLRVGITSGASTPDRVVEDVIRHLMELCDD; encoded by the coding sequence ATGGACACCCGCGCCTTCAAACGCTCGCTGCATCACTCCGAGCGCTACAACCGTCGCGGCTTCGGCCTGGGCGAGCAGGTGGCGGTCAACCTGGAGCAGGCCTATCAGAGTGAGCTGATCGCCACGATCCGCGAGAACGGCTACGAGCTCCGCCATGGCCGGCTGACCGTGCGCCTGGCCGAGGCCTTCGGCTTCTGCTGGGGCGTGGAACGCGCCGTGGCCATGGCCTACGAAACCCGCCGTCACTATCCCAGCGAGAGGATCTGGATCACTAACGAAATCATCCACAACCCCTCAGTGAACGCCCATCTGCGCGACATGAACGTGCTGTTCATCCGCGTCGAGGAAGGGGTCAAGGATTTCTCCGAGGTGGGCGTCGGTGATGTGGTGATCCTGCCGGCCTTCGGCGCCACCGTGCAGGAAATGCAACTGCTGAACGAGCGTGGCTGCCACATCGTCGACACCACCTGCCCCTGGGTCTCGAAAGTGTGGAACACCGTGGAGAAGCACAAGAAACACGCCTTCAGCTCGATCATCCACGGCAAGGTGAAGCACGAGGAAACCCTCGCCACCAGCTCCTTCGCCGGCACCTACCTGGTGGTGCTGGATCTGGCCGAGGCCCAGATGGTCTGCGACTACATCCTGGGCAAGGGAGATCGCGAGGACTTCATGACCCATTTCGCCAAGGCGTCCTCCCCGGGCTTCGATCCCGACCTGGACCTGGTGCGCGTGGGCGTGGCCAACCAGACCACGATGCTCAAGAGCGAAACCGAGGAGATCGGCCGCATGTTCGAGCGCACCATGCTGCAGCGCTACGGCCCGGCCGAACTCAACGACCACTTCCTGGCCTTCAACACCATCTGCGACGCCACCCAGGAGCGGCAGGATGCCATGTTCTCCCTGGTGGATGAACCGCTTGATCTGATGGTGGTCATCGGCGGCTACAACTCCTCGAACACCACGCACCTTCAGGAGATCGCCATCAGCCGCGGCATCCGTTCCTTCCACATCGACACCCCCGAGCGGATCGGTCCTGGCAACCGCATCGAGCACATGCCCCTGGGCGGGGATCTGGAGGTGCTGTCACCTTTCCTGCCGGAAGGTCCCCTGCGGGTGGGCATCACGTCCGGGGCCTCGACTCCCGACCGGGTGGTGGAGGACGTGATCCGCCACCTGATGGAGCTCTGCGACGACTGA
- the purH gene encoding bifunctional phosphoribosylaminoimidazolecarboxamide formyltransferase/IMP cyclohydrolase — translation MAPTALLSVSDKQGVVDLATALHRRHGYNLLSSGGTAATLAAAGLPVTRVADHTGAPEILGGRVKTLHPRIHGGILARREDPAHRADLEAQAITPIDVVVVNLYPFRETVADPDVSWEKAVETIDIGGPAMVRAAAKNHADVAVLTDPGQYADFLAALAEGRVDAALRRQLALEAFRHTASYDSAISAWLAENLEPAAQQDPPLRLELPLRQTLRYGENPHQQAGWYSEPGAGWGAARQLQGKELSFNNLLDLDAALATVREFGYGGEVHPAAVVVKHTNPCGVAVAGSAAEALTRALEADAISAFGGIVALNAVVDGASAERLTSLFLECVVAPGFSEEALARLGAKANLRLLELPAAAVARASRRQLRTVLGGLLAQDLDDQPASEADWRVVSQRPPSPAELDDLRFAWRLVRHVRSNAIVVARGGVSLGIGAGQMNRVGSARLALEAAGAGSRGAVLASDGFFPFGDTVRLAADHGITAVIQPGGSVRDGESIQACDQLDLAMVCTGRRHFLH, via the coding sequence ATGGCCCCCACCGCGCTGCTCAGTGTGTCAGACAAGCAGGGCGTGGTGGACCTCGCGACGGCCCTGCACCGCCGGCATGGCTACAACCTGCTCTCCAGCGGCGGCACCGCCGCCACCCTGGCCGCTGCCGGCCTGCCGGTGACCCGCGTGGCCGATCACACCGGTGCGCCGGAGATCCTCGGCGGCCGGGTCAAGACCCTGCATCCGCGCATTCACGGCGGCATCCTGGCGCGTCGGGAGGATCCGGCCCACAGAGCTGATCTGGAGGCCCAGGCGATCACCCCCATCGATGTGGTGGTGGTGAACCTCTACCCCTTCCGGGAAACGGTGGCCGACCCGGACGTGTCCTGGGAGAAGGCGGTGGAGACGATCGACATCGGTGGCCCGGCCATGGTCCGTGCCGCCGCCAAGAATCACGCCGATGTGGCGGTGCTCACCGACCCCGGCCAGTACGCCGACTTCCTCGCGGCCCTTGCCGAGGGTCGGGTTGATGCCGCCCTGCGCCGCCAGCTCGCCCTGGAGGCGTTCCGTCACACCGCCAGCTACGACAGTGCCATCAGTGCCTGGCTGGCCGAGAACCTGGAGCCCGCCGCTCAGCAGGATCCTCCCCTTCGGCTGGAGCTGCCCCTGCGCCAGACCCTGCGCTACGGCGAGAATCCCCATCAGCAGGCCGGCTGGTACAGCGAGCCCGGGGCCGGATGGGGCGCGGCCCGGCAGCTGCAGGGCAAGGAGCTCAGCTTCAACAACCTGCTTGATCTTGATGCCGCCCTGGCCACCGTGAGGGAGTTCGGCTACGGCGGGGAGGTTCATCCGGCGGCAGTTGTGGTCAAGCACACCAACCCCTGCGGGGTGGCCGTGGCCGGCAGCGCCGCCGAGGCCCTGACGCGGGCCCTGGAGGCGGATGCCATCTCGGCCTTCGGCGGCATTGTGGCCCTCAACGCGGTGGTGGATGGAGCCAGCGCCGAGCGTCTCACCAGCCTGTTCCTGGAATGCGTCGTGGCGCCTGGATTCAGCGAGGAGGCCCTCGCGCGCCTCGGGGCGAAGGCCAATCTGCGCCTGCTGGAGCTGCCCGCCGCGGCGGTGGCGCGGGCGTCGCGGCGGCAGCTGCGCACCGTGCTCGGCGGCCTTCTGGCCCAGGACCTCGACGATCAGCCCGCCAGCGAAGCCGATTGGCGGGTTGTCAGTCAGCGGCCGCCCAGCCCCGCCGAGCTCGACGACCTGCGTTTCGCCTGGCGCCTGGTGCGCCACGTGCGCTCCAACGCGATCGTGGTGGCCCGGGGCGGGGTCAGCCTGGGAATCGGTGCCGGTCAGATGAACCGGGTGGGCTCAGCCCGGCTCGCCCTGGAGGCGGCGGGAGCGGGCAGCCGGGGGGCGGTGCTCGCCAGTGATGGTTTCTTCCCCTTCGGTGACACCGTGCGGCTGGCGGCCGACCATGGGATCACCGCGGTGATTCAGCCTGGCGGCAGCGTCCGCGACGGGGAGTCGATCCAGGCGTGTGATCAGCTCGATCTGGCGATGGTCTGCACCGGCCGGCGCCACTTTCTGCACTGA
- a CDS encoding photosystem II reaction center protein K: MVFSTLITATTLAQLPEAYQAFGPLVDILPIIPLFFLLLAFVWQASVGFR, translated from the coding sequence ATGGTCTTCTCCACACTGATCACCGCCACCACCCTGGCCCAGCTTCCCGAGGCCTACCAGGCCTTCGGCCCCCTGGTCGACATCCTGCCGATCATCCCCCTGTTCTTCCTGCTGCTGGCCTTCGTCTGGCAAGCCTCCGTCGGTTTCCGCTGA